The following proteins come from a genomic window of Nicotiana tomentosiformis chromosome 12, ASM39032v3, whole genome shotgun sequence:
- the LOC104105797 gene encoding B-box zinc finger protein 21-like, translating into MKIQCDVCNKNEASVFCTADEAALCEACDHRVHHVNKLASKHQRFSLLQPSPKQFPLCDICQERRAILFCQQDRAILCRECDLSIHKANEHTQKHNRYLLTGIKLSANSALYSSTLSTSAASSANFSASSLKSQNPTNKPVAASVSSTITSNTKAAAVEAVKAVKDKVSGCNSQLVNVGGNNLTSSISEYLQMLPGWHVEDFLDCSTPNGSSKIGDEDMLSFWDTDLESHMSSFPPQNVGVWVPQAPPPLQSKQQAQTQFLSPSNLNFGGQIGIKDSREVNSIKSSRKWRDDNSFAVPQISPPSTTFKRSRTLW; encoded by the exons ATGAAGATACAGTGTGATGTCTGTAACAAGAATGAAGCCTCTGTATTTTGTACAGCAGATGAAGCTGCTCTTTGTGAAGCTTGTGACCACCGTGTCCACCATGTCAACAAACTTGCTAGCAAACATCAGCGCTTCTCTCTTCTCCAACCTTCTCCTAAACAATTCCCTTTGTGTGATATTTGTCAG GAAAGGAGGGCTATCTTATTTTGTCAACAAGACAGGGCTATTCTATGTAGAGAGTGTGATCTTTCAATACACAAAGCAAATGAACATACTCAGAAGCATAACAGATACCTTCTTACTGGTATTAAGCTCTCAGCAAATTCTGCTCTCTACTCTTCTACACTATCAACATCAGCAGCTTCCTCTGCCAATTTCTCTGCTTCAAGTCTCAAGTCTCAGAACCCTACAAATAAGCCTGTAGCTGCTTCTGTTTCCTCTACAATCACTAGCAATACCAAGGCAGCAGCTGTTGAAGCAGTGAAGGCTGTTAAAGATAAAGTTAGTGGATGTAATTCTCAATTGGTGAATGTTGGGGGAAATAACTTAACAAGTAGTATATCAGAGTACTTACAGATGTTGCCTGGTTGGCATGTTGAAGATTTTCTTGATTGTTCTACTCCTAATGGTTCTTCTAAG ATTGGTGATGAGGATATGTTGTCATTTTGGGATACTGATCTTGAGAGCCATATGAGTTCTTTTCCCCCACAAAATGTTGGTGTTTGGGTCCCTCAAGCCCCCCCTCCTCTGCAGTCAAAGCAGCAGGCTCAGACCCAATTTTTATCTCCTTCAAATTTGAACTTTGGTGGGCAAATTGGGATCAAGGACTCAAGAGAAGTCAATAGCATCAAGTCCAGTAGAAAGTGGAGAGATGACAATTCTTTTGCTGTTCCACAGATTAGCCCACCGTCCACTACTTTCAAGAGATCAAGAACCCTTTGGTAG